A stretch of the Endomicrobiales bacterium genome encodes the following:
- a CDS encoding thymidine kinase — protein MAKLHFYYSAMNAGKSTVLLQSSYNYNERGMDTLLFAPAFDTRYGKNKVASRIGLQADSIPFDSDFNIFTYAKNACAKNANIKCVLVDEAQFLNKAQVLQLAEITDEINIPVLAYGLRTDFMGELFEGSKYLLGLADQLIEIKTICHCGKKATMNMRIDEFGNAVREGAQVEVGGNERYIAVCRRHFKEGKGK, from the coding sequence TTGGCCAAACTACATTTTTATTATTCAGCTATGAATGCTGGCAAGAGCACGGTTTTGTTGCAATCAAGTTACAACTATAATGAGCGCGGCATGGATACTCTGCTATTTGCCCCAGCATTTGATACACGCTATGGCAAAAATAAAGTTGCCTCAAGGATTGGCTTGCAAGCTGATTCCATTCCTTTTGATAGTGATTTTAATATATTTACTTACGCTAAAAATGCTTGCGCCAAAAATGCAAATATTAAGTGTGTGTTAGTTGATGAAGCACAGTTTTTAAATAAAGCCCAAGTATTGCAATTGGCAGAAATTACCGATGAAATTAATATCCCGGTATTAGCTTATGGTTTACGCACCGATTTTATGGGTGAGTTATTTGAAGGTAGCAAATATTTACTGGGTTTAGCCGATCAACTGATCGAAATTAAAACTATTTGTCATTGTGGCAAAAAAGCTACTATGAATATGCGCATTGATGAATTTGGGAACGCCGTCCGGGAGGGGGCTCAAGTTGAAGTTGGTGGAAATGAGCGCTATATCGCTGTCTGCCGCAGGCATTTCAAGGAAGGCAAAGGAAAATAA
- a CDS encoding 16S rRNA (uracil(1498)-N(3))-methyltransferase → EITKKQVRIIIENFQAKNISSPLNITLGQGISRGEKMDFIIQKSVELGVHTIAPIVTERSSFKLSDERQTNKLRHWQSIAIHASEQSGRCDIAQISTIQPLATWLNSQRGLCLVLDPNARNNLKHALEQSKQNNKIDAITLLIGPEGGLSADEIQLAVKYNFRPIKFGPRILRTETAGLAIVSVLQYLLGDVA, encoded by the coding sequence TGGAGATCACAAAAAAACAGGTGCGCATAATTATTGAAAATTTTCAGGCAAAAAATATTTCTAGCCCGCTAAATATTACGCTTGGACAAGGAATTTCTCGCGGCGAAAAAATGGATTTTATCATTCAAAAATCGGTTGAACTTGGGGTGCATACAATTGCCCCAATAGTTACCGAAAGATCAAGCTTCAAATTATCTGATGAGCGTCAAACAAATAAGCTTCGTCATTGGCAAAGCATTGCGATTCACGCTTCTGAGCAATCTGGGCGCTGCGATATTGCACAAATTTCAACTATACAGCCACTGGCAACTTGGCTGAATTCGCAGCGCGGCTTGTGTCTGGTGCTTGATCCAAACGCACGTAACAATCTGAAACATGCTCTGGAACAATCCAAACAAAATAATAAAATCGATGCCATAACACTTTTGATCGGGCCAGAAGGCGGGTTAAGCGCAGATGAAATTCAACTTGCAGTAAAATATAACTTCCGGCCAATAAAATTTGGCCCAAGAATATTACGCACTGAAACCGCGGGTTTGGCTATTGTTAGCGTGTTGCAATATCTATTGGGGGATGTTGCGTAA